DNA from Oryzisolibacter sp. LB2S:
CGCCAGCGGGAGAGGGAGTCATGAACTCAGCCCGGCATCGCCGCCATCACCTGGGCCACGGCCGCGGTGAGGCGCTTGGCATAGGGCACATGCAGGAATTCGTTCGGGCCATGGGCGTTGCTCTTGGGGCCGAGCACGCCGCAGACCATCATCTGCGCCGTGGGGAAGCCCTGGCTCAGCATGTTCATGAGCGGAATCGTGCCGCCCTGGCCGATGTAGCCGCAGGGGGCGCCGAAATGCGCCTGGCTGGCGGCATTCAGCGCCTGCTCGAACCAGGGCGTGATGGCCGGGGCGTTCCAGCCGCTGGCCGCATGGTCGGGCGTGAAGGTGACCTTGGCCTGGTAGGGCGCGTTGTCCTCCAGCAGGGTCTTGAGCTGCTGCACGCTGGCGGCCGCGTCCACCAGCGGCGGAAGGCGCAGGCTGAGCTTGAAGGCGGTGTAGGGGCGCAGCACGTTGCCCGCGTTCTGCAGCGAGGGGAAACCCTCGGCGCCGGTGACGCTCAAGGTGGGCTCCCAGGTGCGCCTGAGCAGCGCCTGCACCGGGTCCTGCGTGGTGGGCAGGGCGAACACCGTGCTGCCGCCACAGTCGGCATGGGCCCAGGGGAAGCGCTTGTAGACCTCGTCGCCGAGGATGGCGGCCGTGGCCCGGGCCTGGGCCAGACGGTCGGCCGGCACCTCGCAGTGAAAGCTGGCGGGCAGGAGGCGCCCGGTGGCCGAGTCCTCCAGCCGGTCGAGCACCATGCGCATGATGCGAAATGACGAGGGCACGAGGCCCGAGGAGTCGCCCGAGTGCACGCCCTCGGTCAGGATCTCGACCTTCAGCGTGCCGCTGGCCATGCCGCGCAGGCTGGTGGTGAGCCACAGCTGGTCGTAGTTGCCGGCGCCCGAATCGAGGCAGATGACCAGGGCCACGTCGCCCAGGCGGCTCTTGAGCGCGTCTATATAGGGCAGCAGGTCGGCCGAGCCGCTTTCCTCGCAGGTCTCGATCAGGCCGACGATGCGCGGGTGGGGCACGCCCTGGCGCTTCAATTCCTGCACGGCGGCGATGCTGGCGTAGACCGCGTAGCCGTCGTCGGCGCCGCCGCGGCCGTAGAGCCGGCCGTCCTCGTACTTCGGCGTCCAGGGGCCCAAGTCGGCGCGCCAGCCCTCGAACTCGGGCTGCTTGTCCAGGTGGCCGTACATCAGCACGGTCTGCGTGGACTGTGGCCGGGTGGCCGCGACCTCGAAGAACAGCACGGGCGTGCGGCCGGGCAGGCGCACGACCTCGAGCGTGAGGCCCTCGACCTTCTGCGCCTCGACCCATTGGGCGGCGTTGCGCACCACGGTCTCGATGTGGCCGAGCTCGCGCCAGTCGGGTGCGAAGCCGGGCGACTTGGCGGGAATGCGGATGTAGTCGGTGAGCTGGTGCACGATGTCCTCGTCCCACGCGCGGCTCAGGCGTTCGAGCGCGAGGGCAGGGTCCAGGGCGGTGGCGGGCAGGCGGGCGTTCATGGCAAGTTCGGTGGCGGGTTCTGTGACGGAGCGCAAGACATGCAGGATACGCCAGCGCCCGCAGCCCTGCGGGCTGCGCGGTTCCTTACGCAACGGCGGTAAGGGGTTCGGGCATGCCATGCGCCAGGGGCAGGCAGTCGACGCGGTTGCGCCCTGCCCGCTTGGCCTTGTAGAGCGCGCGGTCGGCGTCGCGCAGCAGGGCGTCCCAGGCGTCCGCATGGTCGGGCCGGCCGCCGCAGACGCCTATGCTCAGCGTGACCGCGATGGGCTGGTCCTGATGCATGGCCGGAGCCTGCTCCACGGCGCTGCGCAGGACTTCGGCCAGCACCACGGCGTCGTGCAGCGCCGTGCCGGGCAGCAGCACGACGAATTCCTCGCCTCCGTAGCGTCCCACCATGTCCTGCGCGCGCAGGCGTGCGCGCAGCAACTCGGCCACATGGCACAGCACGCGGTCTCCGGCCATGTGGCCATGTTGGTCGTTGATGGCCTTGAAGTGGTCTATGTCCATCATCATCAGCGCATAGGGCTGGTGCGTGCGCACGGCATGCGCCACGTCGCGCTGCGCGGCCCGCACCAGGGCGCGCCGGTTGACCAGGCCGGTCAGGCCGTCATGCGCGGCGAAGTAGCGGTTGTCGGCCTCGGCACGGTCCTTGGTCATGAGGATGTAGCCCAGCGACGCAAGGATGACGACGATGAACGCCGACATGAAGATCGGCGCCTGCAGGCCGTCGACGCGCAGCAGGCCCTGCAACGGAATGCCGCCGACGATGGCGAGCACGCTGCGCGTCGCCAGCAGCAGGGCCTGGAGCGTGAGCCCTGCCGTCACCAGCCAGACGCCGCGCAGCTGCGCCGGAGGCTGCGGGCGCCACAGGGCCCACAGCACCAGGGCAATCTGCAGCGGTGCGACCAGACCGATCGTGATGACGCAGGCACGGTAGTCCTTCATGAAAAGCGTGAACAGCAGGGCCGTGACCAGCACCGGCACGAGCATGCGGCGCCACGGCAGGGATCTGCCCTGGAACTGCTGCACGGCGGCCAGCACCAGGGCAAAGGTGCCGGCCAGCAGGGTATTGGCCAGCACGACGGTGGCCCAGTCCGGCGCCGCGCCGCGCAGCGCATACAGCACATAGGCACCGGTATGAAGCACCAGGGCCAGCGCCCATGGGCCCATGCCCTCGCGTCGGCGCGACCGAACGGCGGCCAATGCCCCGGCCATGGTGGCCGAGGCCGCCGCGGTCATCAGCAGCATGGTGGGCACATCGAGAGGCGGCATGGGAGTCGCGGCAGGGCGGTGGTGTCGGAAGCTTCCTTTTGTAACTCAGTCCGGCGTTGGGCACCAGATGGAAATCAGTCGTGCTCGAAGCGGAACACCGCCGTGCCGGCGCAGGCGTTGGGCAGCCAGCGCACCACGCGCCCGTCCTGCAGGCCGAAGGCGTCGAGGATGCGCAGCTTGTTCTTGTGCGCCAGCACCTCGAAGTCCTTGTAGGTGCCCACGCGGATGTTGGGCGTGTCGTACCACTGGTAGGGCAGGCGGCGCGTGACGGGCATGCGGCCACGCAGCACCGACAGGCGGTTGGGCCAGTGCGCGAAGTTGGGGAAGGCGACGATGCCGCTTCGGCCCACGCGCGCGGTCTCGCGCAGCATGACCTCGGCGTTGCGCAGATGCTGCAGCGTGTCGATCTGCAGCACCACGTCGAAGCTGTTGTCGGCAAACATGGCCAGGCCCTCGTCGAGGTTGAGCTGGATCACGTTGACGCCGCGGCGCACGCAGGCGAGCACGTTGTCGTCGGCGATCTCGATGCCGTAGCCGCTGCAGCCGCGCTCGCGCTGCAACAGGTCGAGCAGGGCGCCGTCGCCACAGCCGAGGTCGAGCACGCGACTGCCCTCGGGCACCAGGCGCGCAATGGCTTGCATGGTGGCGTGGTCGCTCATGGCTGCTCCTTGGAAATACTATCGAAATAAGAGCGCATTACGCTCATGTAGCGGGCGTCATCGAGCAAAAACGCATCATGTCCGTGGGGCGCGTCGATCTCGGCGTAGCTCACGTCGCGGCGGTTTTCCAGCAGCGCCTGCACGATCTCGCGCGAGCGCTTGGGCGAGAAGCGCCAGTCGGTCGTGAAGCTCACGAGCAGGAACTTGGCGCGCGCGTCGGCCAGCGCCTGGGCCAGGCGCCCGCCATGGCGCCGCGCGGGGTCGAAGTAGTCGAGCGCGCGCGTGATGAGCAGGTAGGTGTTGGCGTCGAAGTACTCACTGAACTTGTCGCCCTGGTAGCGCAGATAGCTCTCGATCTGGAACTCGATGTCCTGGGTGCTGAACAGATAGTCGCGCAGATCCGGCGCTGGGCCGCCCCGAGCCGGATCAGCCCCCTCGGGGGGCAGCGAACCACGCGCAGCGGGGAGCGTGGGGGCCTTGAGACTGCGTCCGAACTTCTCGTTCATCACATCGTCGGACAGGTAGGTGATGTGGCCGATCATGCGCGCGATGCGCAGGCCGCGCTTGGGGACTACGCCATGGCGGTAGAAATGCCCGCCGTGAAAGTCCGGGTCGGTGACGATGGCGCGGCGCGCCACCTCGTTGAAGGCGATGTTCTCGGCCGTGAGGTTGGGGGCGCTGGCCACGACCACGGCGTGGCGCATGCGCTCGGGGTATTGCAGCGTCCAGGACAGGGCCTGCATGCCGCCCAGGCTGCCGCCCAGCACGGCGGCCAGCCTGTCGATGCCCAGGCGGTCGAGCAGCCGCGCCTGGGCGTTGACCCAGTCCTCCACCGTGACCACGGGAAAGTCCGCGCCATAGACCTCGCCCGTGTCCGGGTTGGTGTGCATGGGGCCGGTGGAGCCAAAGCATGAGCCCAGGTTGTTGATGCCGATGACGAAGAAGCGGTCGGTATCGACAGGCTTGCCCGGCCCGATCATGTTGTCCCACCAGCCCTCGCTCCTGGGCTGGCCCTCGTAGACGCCCGCCACATGGTGCGAGGCGTTGAGCGCGTGGCACACGAGCACGGCGTTGCTCTTGTCGGCATTGAGCCGGCCGTAGGTCTCGTAGGCCAGGGTGTAGTCACGGATCGAGGCGCCCGACGCAAGCGGCAGGGCCTCGGCAAAGTGCATGGATTGCGGTGTGGCGATGAACGACATAAAAAAACCCGGCTTCGCTAGAAACGAGGCCGGGTGCGGTGCGTGCGGTGGGTGCAGGCGGGTCGATCGGTCACGTCTTTAGCAGGATTTGTAAAGCGCCCGCAAGCGGTGCAAATCGGCGCGTCTGGCGGCGATTATGCCAAAGGCGTCGCCTGCGGCGCAAACAGCGCCAGCAGCCCCAGCACCAGGAAGATCACGGCCGAAACCAGGTGCACCACGCGGATCGGCACGCGCCTGACCAGCCGGTCGCCGAGCCACACCACGGGCGCGTTGGCCAGCATCATGCCCAGCGTGGTGCCGACCACCACCCACAGCCAGGCATGGTACTGAGCGGCCAGCATCACGGTGGCGACCTGCGTCTTGTCGCCCATCTCGGCCAGGAAGAAGGCCAGCACGGTCGTGCCGAAGACGCCCAGGCGCGGGCCTGCGCCCTCACTCTCCTCGTCGTCGAGCCTGTCGGGTATCAGCATCCACACGGCCATGGCGATGAAGGACAGGCCCAGCACCCAGCGCAGCGCCTGGGGCCCAAGCACCGTCGTCACCCAGGCGCCCGCGGCGCCGGCGAGGGCATGGTTGGCCAGCGTGGCTACGAGGATGCCCAGCACGATGGGCCAGGGCTTTTGATAGCGCGCCGCGAGCACCAGCGACAGCAACTGGGTCTTGTCGCCCATCTCGGCGAGGGCAACGATGGCGGTGGAGATGAAAAAGGCTTCCATGATGAACACGGTGGCTGGTGCACGGGCCATTGGCACGTGCAGGCAGGCGCGTCCCCATGAGGCCGCGGCATTGTATCGAGCGGCCACCGTGCGCCACGGCATGTCAAAAATACCCGTGATTACCCTCAAAAGTGTTGTTAGCCGGCACAAGTGCCCGTTTTTCGGCCATGGGGATACTTGATAATGGCCGCGCCTTTCTGCACTGCAGCAAGGCGGTTTGCGGTGTCTGGTCAGTTGCGCGTCTTAGAAGTCGTCACTGGTTTGTTGATTGCGTCGGGCTCCATCGCGTTTCATCATTTTTTTAGGATTCCCGTCATGGGCAACAAACTTTACGTGGGCAACCTGCCCTACTCCTTCCGCGATCACGATCTGGAGCAGACCTTCAGCCAGTTCGGTGCGGTGCAAAGCGCCAAGGTCATGATGGAGCGCGACACCGGCCGCTCCAAGGGCTTCGGCTTTGTCGAGATGGGCAGCGAGGCCGAGGCCCAGGCCGCCATCCAGGGCGCGCATGGCCAGAACTACGGTGGCCGTGACCTGGTGGTCAACGAGGCTCGCCCCATGGAACCCCGCCCCCCGCGCAGCGGCGGTGGCTTTGGTGGCGGCGGCTACGGCGGTGGCCGCAATGGCGGCGGCTACGGTGGTGGCCGCGGCGACGGCGGTGGCTACGGTGGCGGCTACGGCGGTGGCCGTTCGAGCTACTGATCTTGATCAGACAAAGGGCCGCAAGGCCCTTTTTTTTGCGGCATATGACCGACATGCACGCACTAACCCCCTTGTCTTCGCGCAAGAGTTTTGCAACATAATCCCTGTCGACAAAGGGGATGCCCTTTGTCGACGTTGCGGTGATCCGTCGGTTTTCGCGCATAGGGCGTCTTAGTGATCAACTGGCTGCGGGTTCGGGACTCCGTTGCTCTAACCATTCGTTTTTCAGGAGTCCCTTGATGGGCAACAAGCTCTACGTCGGCAATCTGCCGTACTCGGTGCGCGACCAGGATCTGGAACAGGCCTTCAGCCAGTTCGGCGCAGTGACCAGTGCCAAGGTCATGATGGAGCGCGACACCGGTCGCTCCAAAGGCTTTGGCTTTGTGGAAATGGGCAGTGATGCCGAGGCCCAGGCCGCGATCAACGGCATGCACGGTCAGGCTCTGGGTGGGCGCAGCATCGTCGTGAACGAGGCCCGCCCCATGGAGCCCCGCCCCCCGCGCAGCGGTGGTGGTTTCGGCGGTGGTGGCGGCTACGGCGGTGGCCGTGGCGCGGGCGGCGGTGGTCGTGGCGAAGGCGGCTTCCGCAGCCCCTATGGCTCCGGCCCGCGCGGTGGTGGCGGCGGCCGTGGCGGCTACGGTGGTGGTGGCGGCTACGGCGGCGACCGCGGCGGTTACTGATATCAACCGTGATGCCAGGGGGTTGCCAAGCCCCACGGCATCGCCAGTCGAGGGCTCCCGCGGGAGCCCTTTGCATTTTCAGACGCCCGCGTCCTGCCTATGCTTGCGCGGGCGCCCCTGCAGCAGGCGGTCGAACCAGGCATTGGGCAGGGCGCGCAGCAGCCTGGCGACGATGCCCATCTGCCACGGGATGACGCGGTAGCTCGCCCCCGCCTCGATGGCCTTGATGGCGCGTGCGGCAAACACCTCGGCGGGCAGCAGGAACGGCATGGCGTAGCGGTTCTGCCGCGTCAGCGGTGTGTCCACATAGCCCGGGCAGATCGTGACCACACGCACGCCGCTGCCGCGCAGCTCGCCGCGCAGGCTTTCGCAGTAGCTGATCACGGCCGCCTTGCTGGCACAGTAGGCGCCATGGCCCGGCAGGCCGCGTATGCCGGCCACGCTGCCGATGCCGACCAGGCGCCCGCTGCCGCGCCGGCGCATGGCCGCGACAAACGGGTGGAAGGTGGCGGCCAGCCCCAGGTTGTTGGTGGCCAGGATGCGCGCCATGACGTCGATGTCGGCGCGCTCGGCGGTGTCCATGCCGATGCTGATGCCGGCGTTGGCGATGACCACGTCGGGCAGGCCCTGGCGTGCGATGCAATCATGGCCGGCGGCGATGATGCTGTCCGGCTGGCTGACGTCTGCACTATATATTGAATAGCTGTCCGCGCTTACTCCAAGCGCCTCGGCCCATGATTTCATTGCAGGTTCACGGCGGGCCACCAGGGCCAGCCGCCAGCCCGCGCGCAGGTACTGCGCGGCCAACGCCTGGCCTATGCCGCTGGAGGCGCCGGTGATGAAGACCAGGGGCCGCGCCTGCGCCATCAACGGGACTGCGCCGGATGGGCCGGCATCAGCGTGCCGCGCACGCGCCCACGCAGGTTCAGGATCTGGTCCAGGTTGTCGTAGTCCATGCTGTCGGCGGTGAAGGTGTCGGTGCCGCGCCTGAGCGTGACCGGCTGGTTGGAGCGCACGCGCTCCTCGTTGACCCAGGCGTGCAGGAACTCGCCGCGAAACTCCAGGCGCGGCAATGGCTTGCCCCCGGTGCCGGCCATGGCCTCGCGCGTGACGACGGCGTTGCCGAACAGCTGGACCTCGCTGCCATCGCTGTTGGACAGGCCGCGCCGCGCGCTGGCCGTGGTCACACGGCCCTCGGCGTTCACCGAGCGCATGCGCGGCTCGTCGATCTCCAGCGTGTCGGTGTCGGCAAAGTGGCGCGCCATGGTGCCGCGAATGTCGCTCTCGAGCCGGCCCGCCGCGTCGAAGTTCTTCACCGTGAAGTCGCGCATGAAGTAATCGGGCTCATGCCGGGGCGGGCGTTCGGTGGCGGGCGGATGCGGTTGCGGCGCGTTGCGCACCAGCCACCAGGAGCCCAGCGCCAGCAGCCCCATGAGGAGCACGGGCAGGTAGATGGACAGGCGCTCCCACGCCCGGCGCGGCCCGGTCATGCCGCGTGCCTGGCGAGCAGGCCGGCATAGCGGCCGCTGGCGACGAGCAGCAGGTCGCAAAACTCGCGCGCCGCACCGGCGCCCGCCGCGGCCGCCGCAACATGGTGGGCGATGGCGCGCACCTCGGCATGGGCCTGGGCGGGCGCGCAGGCCAGGGCCGCGCGGCGCATGACGGGCAGGTCGGGCCAGTCGTCGCCCATGGCGGCAGCCTGGTGCCAGGCCAGGCCCAGCTCGGACAGCAGGGCCTCGGCCGCGGGGCGCTTGTCCTCGGTGCCAAAGCGCGCATGCGTCACGCCCAGGGCCTTCAGGCGCAGGCGCAGCGCGGGCGAGTCGCGCCCGGTGATCACGGCCGGCGTGATGCCCGCCTGCTGCAGCAGCTTGAGGCCGTGCCCGTCCAGGGTATTGAAGCGCTTGAGCGTCTCGCCGTCCTCGGAAAAGTACAGGCCGCCGTCGGTGAGCACGCCGTCGACGTCGAAGAAGGCCACGCGCACGTCCTGGGCGCGCAGCAGCAGCTCGGGGGCAAACTGCAGGGCCGGCTGCAGCGGGGGCAAGGCGGTGGCGGCTGTCATCAGATCACCTTGGCGCGCATCAGGTCGCCGATATGCACCACGCCCACGAGCAAGCCCTGCGGGTCGGTGACGAGCACGCTGGTGATGGAGTGGTGCTCCATGAGCTGGGCGGCGTCGGCCGCGAGCGCATCGACGGCAATGGTGCGCGGGTGGGCGTGCATGACGTCCTGGGCGCTCATGCTGCGCAGGTCGGTGCCGGCCTCGATGCGCCGGCGCAGGTCGCCATCAGTGAAGATGCCTACGGGGTAACCAGCCGCGTCCACCACGGCGGCGGCGCCCATGCCCTTGGCGCTCATCTCGCGCATCAGCGTGCTGAAGTCGGCCTCGGGCGGCACGCGCGGCACCTGCTCGCCGCTGCGCATGACGTCACGCACATGGGTCAGCAGCCGGCGGCCCAGCGCGCCGCCGGGGTGCGAGCGCGCAAAGTCCTCGGGGCGAAAGCCGCGTGCGTCCAGCAGCGCCACGGCCAGCGCGTCGCCCATGGCCAGCTGCACGGTGGTGCTGGTGGTGGGCGCAAGATTCAGCGGGCAGGCCTCGCGCTCCACGCTGCAGTCGAGCACGAGGTCGGCATGGCGTGCCAGCGAGGACTGCAGGCCGCCGGTCATGGCGATCAGCGCCACACCCTGACGCCGGAGCATGGGCAGCAGCACGGTGATCTCGCTGCTCTCGCCGCTGTTGGAGATGGCGAGCACCAGGTCGCCCCTGGTGACCATGCCGAGGTCACCATGGCTGGCCTCGGCCGGATGCACGAAGAACGAGGGCGTGCCGGTGGAGGCCAGCGTGGCGGCGATCTTGCGCCCCACATGGCCGCTCTTGCCCATGCCCATGACGATCACGCGCCCTGTCGTGGCGAGCAGCCGCTCGACGGCCTGGACGAAGACCGGGCCCAGCCGCTGCGCCATGGATTGCAGGGCCGCGGCCTCGATGTCGAAGGTTTCACGGCCCAGGCGCAGGGCCTGGTCGGCATTGAAGGACGATGTGGCGGCGGAGCTTGCGAGCATGGGCGGATTCTATCGGCCGCCCACCCGGCGCTCGGCTAGGATGGCGCATGTCCTCACTCGCGCTGACGCTGCTGTATCTGCTGGCCGCCGTGCTGGGCGTGGTGGCCTGCCGCAGCCTCAAGCTGCCGCCCATGATGGGCTATCTGGCGGCCGGCATCCTGATCGGCCCGCATGCGCTGGCGCTCACGCAGAACTCCGAGGGCGTGCGCCATCTGGGTGAATTCGGCGTGGTGTTCCTGATGTTCACCATCGGCCTGGAGTTCAACCTGCCCAAGCTGCGCGCCATGCGCCGCCATGTGTTCGGCCTGGGGCTGCTGCAGGTACTCGCGTCCATGTTGGTGTTCACGGCTGGCCTGCTGCTGCTGGCGCGCCTGGGCGGCGTCTGGGACATGGGCTGGCAGACGGCGCTGGCGCTCTCGGGCACGCTGGCCATGAGCAGCACGGCCATCGTCGTCAAGCTCATGGCCGAGCGCGGCGAGCTCGAGAGCGAACATGGCAGGCGCGTGCTGGGCATTCTGCTGTTCCAGGATCTGGCGGTGGTGCCGCTCCTGGTGCTGATCCCGGCCCTGGGCTCCTCCCCCGACAAGCTGCTGCTGGCCCTGGGCCTGGCACTCGTCAAGGCCGTGGTGCTGGTGGGCGTGCTGCTCGTGGGCGGGCAGCGCGTGATGCGCTGGTGGCTGACCCTGGTGGCGCGGCGCAAGAGCGACGAGCTGTTCATGCTCAACCTGCTGCTGGTCACGCTGGGACTGGCCTGGCTGACCGAGCTCGCCGGGCTGTCGCTGGCGCTGGGCGCCTTCATCGCCGGTGTGCTGGTGTCCGAGACCGAGTACCGCCACCAGGTGGGCACGGACATCCGGCCGTTTCACGACGTGCTACTGGGCCTGTTCTTCATCACCGTGGGCATGATGCTCGACTGGCATGTGCTGCTGGAGCATTGGGCGCTGGTGCTGGTCCTGCTGAGCGCGCCGCTGCTGCTCAAGACGGCCATCATCGTCGCCCTGGCGCGCGGCCTGGGCGCCACCACAGGTGTGTCGCTGCGCACCGCGCTGTACGCGGCGCAGGCGGGCGAGTTCGGCTTCGTGCTGCTGTCGCTGATGCGCACGCACGACCTGCTGCAGCCCTCGCTCATGAACCCGGTGCTCGCTGCCATGGTGCTGTCCATGCTGGCGACGCCGTTCCTCATCCAGTACAGCAACCGCATCGTCATGAAGCTCGTCGCGAGCGACTGGCTGCAGCAATCGCTGCAGGTGACGAGCATCGCGCGCCAGGCCATCAACACCAGTGGCCATGTGCTGATCTGCGGCTATGGCCGCTGCGGCCAGAACCTGGCGCGCATGCTCGAGCACGAGGCCATCCCCTACATGGCGCTGGACCTGGACCCCGACCGCGTGCGCCAGGCCGCCGCCGCGGGCGACTCGGTGGTGTTTGGCGATGCCACGCGCCTGCAGGCGCTCAAGGCCGCGGGCCTGGGCCGCGCCGCGGCCGTGGCCGTCACCTATCTGGACACGCCCGCGGCGCTCAAGGTGCTCAGCCATGCCGGAGCCCACGCACCCCATGTGCCGGTGGTGGTGCGCACGCAGGACGACACCCATCTGGACCGGCTGCAGGCCGCCGGCGCCACCGAGGTCGTGCCCGAGGCCATCGAGGGCTCGCTGATGCTCGCCGGCCACGCACTGGCCCTGGTGGGCGTGCCCATGCGCCGCGTGCTGCGCCTGGTGCAGGATCAGCGCGAGGCGCGCTACGGCCTGCTGCGCGGCTACTTTCACGGCGCCGACGACGACACTGTCACCGAGCGCGACCAGGAGCGGCTGTACTCCCTCACCCTGCCGCCGGGCGCGGCCGCCGTGGGCCATCGACTCGCCGAGTTTCCGCTGCACGCCATGGGCGCGCAGCTGATCAACGTGCGGCGCGCCAATGGCCGGCTGTCCGCCCCCGACGATGTGGCCGCGCTGGCCGAGGGCGACACCCTGGTGCTGTCGGGCCACCCCACGGCGCTGAGCCTGGCCGAGGAGAAACTGCTGCGCGGCTGATTACACTTTGCGCGGCCCCTTCACCGCCATTGTTCGCTGTCGCTGTTCACCGCCACCGTTGCACCCACCCATGCCCCACTTCGACGTCACCGACTTTCTGCGCCAGCACATCCGCACCGTGCCCGACTGGCCGGCGCCGGGCGTGCAGTTTCGCGACATCACGCCACTGCTGCAGGACCCGAAGGTGTTTCGCGTCCTGATCGACGCCTTCGTGCACCGCTACATGGACCGCGCCATGCGCCCCGACGTGGTGGCTGGGCTGGACGCGCGCGGCTTCATCCTGGGTTCGGTCGTGGCCTATGAACTCAACGTGGGCTTCGTGCCCATACGCAAGAAGGGCAAGCTGCCCTTCACCACGGTGGAGGAGACCTACGAGCTCGAATACGGCAGCGCCACCGTGGAGCTGCATGCGGACGCCGTGCAGTCCGGCGACCGGGTGCTGCTGATCGACGACCTCATCGCCACGGGCGGGACCATGATGGCGGGCAAGAAGCTGCTCGAGCGGCTGGGCGCCACGGTGATGGAGGGGGCGGCCATCGTCGACCTGCCCGAGCTCGGCGGATCGGCCCGGCTGCGCGCCAGCGGGCTGCCGCTGTTCACGCTGGTGGACTTCAGCGGGCATTGAGGCGCGGGCGCGCCCTGGCGCGCGGCCCGGGCTCAGCGCAGGTCGCCGTACTGCGTGCTGCTCAGGTCGGAGCCGCCGGAACCGCGGCCATCCTGACCGGGCATGACCGTATCTTCGAAGCCCGTGAGCACGGGCGTGGGCGCGAGCAAGGGGCCGCTGCGCGTGGCAACGCCGGGCTCCACCGCGGGCGCGTGCGCGGCGGCGCTCATCAGCGCCTGCTTGAAGGCTGCCATCTCGTCGGCCTCGATGGGATCGAAGCGCCCATCCCGCTCATGCCCGGCCGGCACGGATGGTGCGGGCGCCGCCGGCGGAGGCACCAGGGGCGCCGGGCGCGTGGCCGCCGCCGGCGCGGCCTGGGATGCGGGCGCGGGCCGGACGATCACGGGCGAAGCGGCCGCGGCCGCCGCCGTGAACTCCGCTACGCGCGGTTGTGGCTGCGTGCCCGTGGAGGCCAGCCGCACCGCGTTGCCGACAACGATCTGCGGGTTGCTGCGCCAGTAGATCGCCGGGATCACGATATCGAAGCGCGTCTTCGCGGACTGGGCGATCAAGGCCTCGATCTCGGTCAGGCGCTCCATGTCGCTGCCGTATTCGGGCGCCAGATCGACCATCACGAGGAACTGGGCGCCGCGCTGGTCGAGTGAAAGCACCTTGAACTTGTAACCCGCCGACAGCACACCGGCGCGCACCATGGCGTCGCGCACGGCGGTGTAGAGCAGCTCGCGGCGCCCAGTGCGCTCGCTGCGGCGCAACTGGTCTGCCGCGGCCGCGGACGCAGATGGCGGTGCGGTTCGGCCATTGCGGCCCGGCGCCGCCGCAGCGGCATCGTGGGCAACCAACGGTCCAGGCGCAGCATCCGCACGCTGCGCCTGGGGCTTGGATTTGCGAGTCAACCAGCTGAACAAGGACATGCCACGTTTTCCGCGAATAATTGCTAAAAGTGTCAGTAAGTGTACAGCGATGGCCTTCGGCAGGGTACGCAGGGTTTGCCTTCGGCCCGCGAAGACGGATGGGTTGTCAGGTGGATGCAACGCGTCGCCCGCTGTGGCTCAGGCGCTTGGCCTGAACCGCGGCGATGGCCATGACCAGCGGCAGCGCCACCGCCGGCTGGCGGTGGGCCAGTTCGTTGAAGCGAATCGCGCTCAAGGCCCACAGCTTGCTGGCCGCGCCCGCCTGCACCGTCGCGCTGCGCGGCCGGTGCGAGAAGAATGCACCCTCGCCGACCACCGATCCCGGGCCGACGATGGCCAAGCGCAGGCGCTGGTTTTCATCCTCGAAGTGCACGGTGAGGTTGCCGCTCTCGATCAGGTACAGGGTGCGGTCCGTCGAGCCCTGCTCGAACAGCACCCGGCCCGCGGCGACATGCACGG
Protein-coding regions in this window:
- a CDS encoding cyclic nucleotide-binding domain-containing protein, which translates into the protein MNIANSFTPTPGGDLTGLAQAMDQSVGEDCMINSLSPEQWVLLARYLQPVHVAAGRVLFEQGSTDRTLYLIESGNLTVHFEDENQRLRLAIVGPGSVVGEGAFFSHRPRSATVQAGAASKLWALSAIRFNELAHRQPAVALPLVMAIAAVQAKRLSHSGRRVAST